In Paracoccus aminophilus JCM 7686, one DNA window encodes the following:
- a CDS encoding M20 family metallopeptidase, which translates to MGQQTAIAQASAMIDMELDQAVADLGRMIACDTSFPPGLGYGDFASLMEDLLAPLGAATRRVTVPEALWFVPRGPARGERINLIADLPETDGPLPVCSLYFHVDTVCAATGWSRDPFRLTEEAGTLYGLGTADMKGAIAAMLHALRVAQKAGVRLAYRPQLLLCTDEEGGLYPGIRYLAEEGLIGGHLVNFNGTAGPRIWGGCFGSFNLQVTVTGFAAHAGNYIADRRRQGINAIEAALPMMQAVQDLRPSVSARVSALPPPPGAPPLAAQIAITVAEGGTCGGQVPDRFTFLVSRRYAPEEDFAAARAEIESAIRAACPDGAGLDVDLIGHLVPTADPTGPHYPRWIRAVQEGFGAAPEDFVKYAAASASDSGYVQRAGVAQEIILSGLIRPSSNGHGAEEHTTRADLAALSRTILHYLAADFEPELNPDS; encoded by the coding sequence ATGGGGCAGCAGACTGCCATCGCACAGGCCAGTGCGATGATCGACATGGAGCTGGATCAGGCCGTGGCCGATCTCGGGCGCATGATCGCCTGCGACACCAGTTTTCCGCCGGGGCTGGGCTATGGCGATTTCGCGAGCCTCATGGAAGACCTGCTCGCCCCCCTGGGCGCTGCGACGCGCCGTGTGACCGTTCCCGAGGCGCTGTGGTTCGTGCCGCGCGGCCCGGCTCGGGGCGAGCGCATCAATCTGATCGCCGATCTGCCCGAGACCGATGGCCCGCTGCCGGTGTGCAGCCTTTATTTTCACGTCGATACCGTCTGCGCCGCCACCGGCTGGAGCCGCGATCCCTTCCGGCTGACCGAAGAGGCGGGCACGCTTTATGGCCTTGGCACGGCGGATATGAAGGGCGCGATTGCGGCGATGCTTCATGCTTTGCGCGTGGCGCAAAAGGCCGGGGTCCGGCTGGCCTATCGCCCGCAGCTTCTGCTTTGCACCGATGAGGAGGGCGGGCTTTATCCGGGCATCCGTTACCTCGCCGAAGAGGGGCTGATCGGCGGCCATCTGGTGAATTTCAACGGCACTGCCGGGCCGCGGATCTGGGGCGGCTGCTTTGGCAGTTTCAATCTTCAGGTCACGGTCACGGGCTTTGCCGCCCATGCCGGCAATTACATCGCCGACCGCCGCCGGCAGGGCATCAATGCGATCGAGGCGGCGCTGCCGATGATGCAGGCGGTGCAGGATCTGCGCCCGAGCGTCAGCGCGCGGGTCTCGGCCCTGCCGCCCCCGCCCGGCGCGCCGCCGCTGGCCGCTCAGATCGCGATCACCGTGGCCGAGGGCGGGACCTGCGGCGGGCAGGTGCCCGACCGCTTCACCTTCCTCGTCTCGCGCCGCTATGCCCCCGAGGAGGATTTCGCCGCCGCCCGCGCCGAGATCGAGAGCGCGATCCGCGCTGCCTGCCCGGACGGGGCGGGGCTCGATGTCGACCTGATCGGCCATCTTGTCCCGACCGCTGATCCGACCGGCCCGCATTATCCGCGCTGGATCCGCGCCGTGCAGGAAGGCTTCGGCGCCGCGCCCGAGGATTTCGTGAAATACGCCGCCGCGAGCGCCTCGGATTCGGGCTATGTCCAACGAGCGGGCGTCGCGCAAGAGATCATCCTGAGCGGGCTGATCCGGCCGAGCTCGAACGGCCATGGCGCGGAAGAGCACACCACCCGCGCCGATCTGGCGGCGCTGTCGCGCACCATCCTGCATTATCTCGCGGCCGATTTCGAACCCGAGCTGAACCCCGATTCCTGA
- a CDS encoding ABC transporter substrate-binding protein, translating to MTVNRRAFLSSTAAALALLAASPKFALAQTTPERGGTLRVALDQAISVIHPLLTRVNPEYLATELLYSNLTRLTTKMEVEPDLATAWQSNDELTVWTFTLREGLKFHDGAPCTSEDVVATFEAILNPDVASSARNNVGPIEKIEAVDPVTLRFTLTEPYADLPAALAFNSARIIPASVARGDLNSLRSTANGTGPFKLVSYEPDRLMVVERNPDFYDPARPYLDRIELHVFPDLGAQTSSLLSGDIDLVATIGPNHYMRLDGQQGVNVLRAASGQFCNVNFGTDLPPFNDVRLRKALALTVDREAMVDFMTEGFGTKGNDTPINESYPFFAPVTQRERDIEAAKALLAEAGYPNGIEVELIASDRPALRSQLAVALKDMAKEAGITINVVTMPHATYLDQVWTKGSFYVGFYNMQPTPDAIFKLLFTSDAAWNETRWNNPKFDDLVKRARATTAVDERTKLYTEAQALMTEEVPSIIPAFFDVLGAKRDWVDGYEIHPRGSVYRLDFAWLTAASPTRKG from the coding sequence ATGACCGTCAACCGCCGCGCTTTCCTAAGCTCGACCGCTGCCGCCCTCGCGCTGCTGGCGGCTTCGCCCAAATTTGCCCTTGCCCAAACCACGCCCGAACGCGGCGGCACCCTGCGGGTCGCTCTGGATCAGGCGATCAGCGTCATCCATCCGCTGCTGACGCGGGTGAACCCGGAATATCTGGCGACTGAGCTTTTGTATTCGAACCTCACCCGCCTGACGACGAAGATGGAGGTCGAGCCCGATCTTGCGACCGCTTGGCAGTCGAATGACGAGCTAACCGTCTGGACCTTTACCCTCCGCGAGGGGCTGAAGTTCCACGATGGCGCGCCCTGCACTTCGGAAGATGTGGTCGCGACCTTCGAGGCGATCCTGAACCCCGATGTCGCCTCGTCTGCGCGCAACAACGTCGGCCCGATCGAGAAGATCGAGGCGGTCGATCCGGTCACGCTGCGCTTTACCTTGACCGAGCCCTATGCCGACCTGCCCGCCGCTTTGGCCTTCAACAGCGCGCGCATCATCCCGGCGAGCGTCGCGCGCGGCGATCTCAACAGCCTGCGCAGCACGGCCAATGGCACCGGGCCCTTCAAGCTCGTGTCCTACGAGCCCGACCGGCTGATGGTGGTCGAGCGCAACCCCGATTTTTACGATCCCGCGCGGCCCTATCTCGACCGGATCGAGCTGCATGTCTTCCCCGATCTCGGCGCGCAAACCTCGTCGCTCTTGTCGGGCGATATTGATCTGGTCGCGACCATTGGCCCGAACCATTACATGCGTCTCGACGGCCAGCAGGGGGTCAATGTGCTGCGCGCGGCCTCGGGTCAGTTCTGCAATGTGAACTTCGGCACCGATCTGCCGCCCTTCAACGATGTGCGTCTGCGCAAGGCCTTGGCGCTGACCGTGGACCGCGAGGCCATGGTCGATTTCATGACCGAGGGCTTTGGCACCAAGGGCAATGACACGCCGATCAACGAATCTTATCCGTTCTTCGCCCCGGTCACCCAGCGCGAGCGCGACATCGAAGCCGCGAAGGCGCTTCTCGCCGAGGCGGGCTATCCCAATGGCATCGAGGTCGAGCTGATCGCCTCGGACCGTCCGGCGCTGCGCAGCCAGCTTGCGGTCGCGCTGAAGGATATGGCGAAAGAGGCCGGGATCACGATCAATGTCGTGACCATGCCCCATGCGACCTATCTCGATCAGGTCTGGACCAAGGGCTCGTTCTACGTCGGCTTCTACAATATGCAGCCGACGCCGGATGCGATCTTCAAGCTGTTGTTCACCTCGGATGCGGCCTGGAACGAGACACGCTGGAACAATCCGAAATTCGACGATCTGGTCAAACGCGCCCGCGCCACCACCGCGGTTGACGAGCGCACCAAGCTTTATACCGAGGCGCAAGCGCTGATGACCGAGGAAGTTCCCTCGATCATCCCGGCCTTCTTCGACGTGCTCGGCGCCAAGCGCGACTGGGTTGATGGCTATGAAATCCACCCGCGCGGCTCGGTCTATCGCCTTGACTTCGCTTGGCTGACCGCGGCCTCGCCGACGCGTAAGGGCTAA
- a CDS encoding ABC transporter permease, whose protein sequence is MSASYILKRIALVFYTLFVVSVLVFGITQILPADAAVMMLGENATTEALDALRNQMGLNDPIWQQYLHWAGGVLQGDFGQSLRTGQPVGPALFSALGTSLTLAVFSLCFMLVIAVPIGVIAAVRRGKAADLVVGLISYIGVSLPEFVTATLAVALIADWWGILPPAGYIPLSEDFWGGLQRLVLPVLVVSVMMIAHVSRMVRSELVDVLHSDYIRAARLKGLRPRRVLLRHGLRNALLPTITIVALDVGYLLGGVIVVEEIFSIPGIGRALMTAIQARDLPVIQAGVMIMAATYSIVNFAADLMYAWLDKRIQYD, encoded by the coding sequence GTGTCAGCGAGTTACATCCTCAAGCGCATCGCGCTGGTGTTCTATACGCTTTTCGTTGTCTCGGTCCTCGTCTTCGGCATTACCCAGATCCTGCCTGCCGATGCGGCGGTGATGATGCTGGGCGAGAATGCCACGACCGAGGCCCTTGACGCGCTTCGCAACCAGATGGGTCTGAATGATCCGATCTGGCAGCAATATCTTCATTGGGCAGGCGGCGTCCTGCAGGGCGATTTCGGCCAGTCTTTGCGCACCGGCCAGCCGGTCGGGCCCGCGCTTTTCTCGGCGCTTGGCACCTCGCTGACGCTCGCGGTCTTTTCGCTCTGCTTCATGCTGGTGATCGCGGTGCCGATTGGCGTGATCGCGGCGGTGCGGCGCGGCAAGGCGGCCGATCTCGTGGTCGGGCTGATTTCCTATATCGGGGTCTCGCTGCCGGAGTTCGTCACCGCGACGCTCGCGGTCGCGCTGATCGCCGATTGGTGGGGCATCCTGCCGCCTGCGGGCTATATCCCGCTCTCCGAGGATTTCTGGGGCGGCTTGCAGCGGCTGGTGCTGCCGGTGCTGGTCGTCTCGGTGATGATGATCGCCCATGTCTCGCGCATGGTGCGCTCTGAATTGGTCGATGTGCTGCATTCCGATTACATCCGCGCCGCCCGGCTGAAGGGCCTGCGCCCGCGCCGCGTGCTTTTGCGCCACGGGCTGCGCAATGCGCTTTTGCCGACGATCACCATTGTCGCGCTGGATGTGGGCTATCTGCTGGGCGGCGTCATCGTCGTCGAAGAGATCTTCTCGATCCCCGGCATCGGCCGCGCGCTGATGACCGCGATTCAGGCCCGAGACCTGCCGGTCATTCAGGCCGGGGTGATGATCATGGCCGCGACCTATTCCATCGTCAATTTCGCCGCCGACCTGATGTATGCGTGGCTCGACAAGAGGATCCAGTATGATTGA